The proteins below are encoded in one region of Plutella xylostella chromosome 13, ilPluXylo3.1, whole genome shotgun sequence:
- the LOC105394686 gene encoding titin — protein MACVETMAPVDVDSEREEGEIVDELDELSDISSEEEYLLRQRLQVLETYNNVLERKEAKRASSIGPGFKKYKTASRNNGHFSNFEPPVLTEKDTHFTKKIAQQKHYTKHKKPVLLQEETLTRHKDKKKKPYKQKKKLEPKVVHESSDESDFEYRNKRRKLANAVSVTKNKTDSSSSLKARLMQMMCGVQPHTVPEYKEVVQTPDIPKPIESEVQQSTDNEVEPKLNLSDENNCFNLDSKTITDENNCFNLDSKTITDLPGEPIDLCSDSESVQIINSNDETKHDSGDVVDGVLLDTVVNKKQDEASDEDLELLRQHALKSKSSKTVETNNVLPEPVNSDDEDSDTAELRLICLRSALLKKAIEMKQKQKLRKKLSHSTSLYDDVISNDVELAEKKSADNNTDIESVDMDIGSDHEDKDNVTSKNSKNISVNCIPIEKCLPKEDDIEEDEDLLRAKLLTSLSKNLAPLFSNSNSIEKTQEPVKKIPAKKISVKNTKKPAPAPKPKPEKPKEVEDKSIPDEKRFIIHTGDSDSEGEHEATKNLTKMHQKLSEQPDFQLKLDLFLKSARMEVERTQEPDAEEQPAVLPLPEPPQKFVPKALNHLPKSEMIEYKNLVKRMAELEKIKQIRQANVNSWTNEQKTGPFMKETLKPRNVSVESATSLTQNVLDERIAISRKKIAEESAKVLKLKEEHTSLTQKYKIVATELRNISTAIALNKKRQKASQIQLSRTRAQHQLLLKRSTTNVKHGGTNIVINNRTTNKINATSKVQKENDPLKGEYLDANELKTVRVSIVNDFKETVKPPPPAPAVEERLSVQVDVSSNKKTVRIPKLSSLSRQAHLRLDEGKTMDPDGSNPLVSDPGGSAPSEDGASNVNDYKSPLTSLTSSGGPDALRVLCPFDVAGRCQDRACRYLHLAPTH, from the exons ATGGCATGCGTTGAGACCATGGCGCCAGTGGACGTCGACTCCGAGAGGGAGGAGGGCGAGATAGTGGATGAGTTGGACGAGTTGTCTGACATTTCCTCCGAGGAGGAATACTTGTTGCGCCAGAGGCTTCAAGTTCTAGAAACCTATAACAACGTACTTGAGAGGAAGGAAGCAAAGCGGGCTTCTTCGATCGGACCAG GTTTCAAAAAATACAAGACAGCTAGCAGAAATAATGGGCACTTCTCAAATTTTGAACCTCCTGTGCTCACGGAGAAGGACACCCATTTTACTAAGAAAATTGCTCAACAAAAGCACTATACCAAACATAAAAAGCCGGTCTTATTGCAAGAAGAGACTTTAACAAGACATAAagataaaaagaaaaagccttataaacaaaagaaaaaattaGAGCCAAAAGTTGTTCATGAATCAAGTGATGAATCTGATTTTGAATATagaaataaaagaagaaaattaGCCAATGCTGTTTCcgttactaaaaataaaactgactcatcatcatcactaaAAGCCCGGCTAATGCAAATGATGTGCGGAGTACAACCTCATACTGTTCCAGAGTATAAGGAAGTTGTACAGACTCCTGACATTCCAAAACCAATTGAAAGTGAAGTCCAGCAAAGTACAGATAATGAAGTTGAACCAAAACTTAATTTAAGTGATGAAAacaattgttttaatttagacAGTAAAACAATTACTGATGAAAacaattgttttaatttagacAGTAAAACAATTACTGATTTACCTGGAGAACCAATAGACTTATGTAGCGATAGTGAAAGTgttcaaataataaatagtaatgaTGAAACAAAACATGATTCTGGAGATGTAGTGGATGGTGTCTTACTAGATActgttgtaaataaaaaacaagatGAAGCATCAGATGAGGACTTGGAATTGTTGCGTCAACATGCTCTTAAGTCTAAATCAAGTAAGACAGTAGAAACTAATAATGTGCTACCAGAACCAGTGAATTCTGATGATGAAGACAGTGATACTGCAGAGTTAAGATTAATCTGTCTACGATCAGCACTTTTGAAAAAGGCAATAGAAAtgaaacagaaacaaaaattgcGAAAGAAGCTGTCACATTCGACCAGTTTATACGACGACGTCATATCAAATGATGTGGAGCTTGCTGAGAAAAAAAGTGCAGATAATAATACAGACATTGAATCCGTTGATATGGATATTGGTTCAGATCATGAAGATAAAGACAATGTTACGTccaaaaatagtaaaaacatATCTGTTAACTGTATACCAATAGAAAAATGTCTTCCTAAAGAAGACGATATTGAAGAAGATGAAGATTTATTACGTGCCAAATTATTAACCTCACTTAGTAAAAACTTAGCTCCTCTATTCTCTAATTCAAATAGTATTGAAAAAACTCAGGAGCCTGTTAAAAAGATTCCCGCTAAAAAGATATCAGTTAAAAACACTAAAAAGCCAGCACCCGCACCAAAACCAAAACCAGAAAAACCAAAAGAAGTTGAAGATAAAAGTATTCCAGATGAAAAGAGGTTTATAATTCACACGGGTGACTCTGATTCCGAGGGTGAGCATGAGGCAACTAAGAACCTGACCAAGATGCACCAGAAGCTGTCGGAGCAGCCAGACTTCCAGCTGAAACTGGACTTGTTCCTGAAGTCTGCACGCATGGAGGTGGAGCGAACTCAAGAGCCTGATGCTGAAGAGCAGCCTGCGGTTCTGCCGCTACCTGAACCACCGCAGAAATTTGTGCCTAAG gcTCTCAACCATTTGCCAAAGAGTGAGATGATAGAATACAAGAATTTAGTTAAAAGAATGGCCGAATTggagaaaataaaacaaataagacAGGCAAATGTTAACAGTTGGACAAACGAACAGAAGACTGGACCATTCATGAAAGAAACACTGAAACCTAGGAATGTATCTGTAGAGTCAGCCACATCTCTTACACAGAATGTTTTGGACGAAAGAATTGCCATATCAAG gaaaaaaattgctgaagAGTCTGCCAAGGTGCTGAAACTCAAAGAGGAGCATACAAGTCTGACGCAGAAGTATAAAATTGTAGCGACAGAGTTGCGTAACATATCCACCGCCATCGCGCTCAACAAGAAGCGCCAGAAGGCGTCACAGATACAGCTGTCAAGAACACGAGCGCAGCATCAGCTGCTTCTGAAAAG ATCCACGACCAACGTGAAACATGGCGGAACCAATATTGTCATTAACAACAGaacaacaaacaaaatcaATGCCACATCCAAAGTCCAGAAAGAGAATGATCCGCTGAAAGGAGAATATTTAGATGCGAATGAACTGAAAACTGTGAGAGTCAGTATTGTCAATGATTTCAAAGAAACTGTGAAACCACCGCCGCCGGCCCCGGCCGTGGAAGAAAGGTTATCAGTTCAGGTTGATGTGTCTAGTAATAAAAAGACAGTGAGAATCCCTAAACTATCAAGTCTGTCTAGACAAGCGCATCTAAGGCTAGATGAGGGTAAAACTATGGACCCTGATGGTTCAAACCCTCTAGTGTCTGACCCAGGGGGCAGTGCGCCGAGTGAGGATGGTGCATCTAATGTGAACGATTATAAATCACCACTCACATCACTGACCAGCTCAGG TGGACCGGACGCGCTGCGGGTGCTGTGTCCCTTCGACGTGGCGGGACGCTGCCAGGACCGCGCCTGCCGCTACCTGCACCTCGCACCCACACACTGA